AAACAAGCTGACGCCGATGCTCGAACCCATGGACGGCTTTATTTCGGTCGAGTGTTTTCAAAGCACGCTGAACCCCAAGAAAGTCATGTCGGTCACTACCTGGCGTGATGAGGAAGCCGTGGTGCAGTGGCGCAACGTGACCGCACACCTGTCGGCGCAGAAAGCGGGCCGCGACAAGATTTTCGATGACTACCGTGTACGTGTGACCTCGGTGATCCGTGACTACGGATTGCGTGATCGTGAACAGGCCCCCTACAACGAAGTAATCGACGGCGAACCCGCCAAAACAACCGCCGAGGCGTAGGGCCCAGGTTCTACCAGGCAGGACTCTTTACGCAATCCCGGGAAACACAGAAACAAGAACGCCGGTTTAATGGATGTTGTACTTGCGATCAAACACATCCAGAACCGGCGTTCTTATGCGCGAATCAATACTCTCCTTCCTTTTGGGAGGGCATGGGAGAGGCTCTTGCCCCTTAGAGCTGTCCATCGACTGCACAAGCAAGTCGATGGCATTACCCGTGAACACTTGGCCGATGCGCTGCAATATCGGCCGACAACGCTCTAGTCGACGTTACCCCTTGGTGAGATCAACCAACGGCGTCTGCCGCACCTCAGTTTCCCGCCCACCCTGAATCTCGCTCACCTGCTTCAACGCCTTATCCACAGCCGCCTTATCCGCCAGCAAGCTGTAGTTGATGCGGAACTGCTTCTGTTCCTTCGGCCCGATCGTCGGCACCAGGTTCAATGGCCGCTGATACCGGCGGTTGTAGGAAAAACTCGTCCCCGGTTCCAGCCCCGTGACATAGCCCTGCCCTTGGGTATCGGTGTTTTTCCACAGGGAGAACACGGGCAGTGTTTGCGTATTGAAGCCGACCGAGACGCCCAGGCTGCCGGCCTTGTTATGCAGCACGGTCAGCGTATCGCCCTTGGCATCGGCATACGGCACCACGTTGTAAACCGTTTCGTCGTAGTCCTTGGTCGGTGCGCGGTAGGTTTGCCAGTCCGGCAGATCGCCCTTGGCCTTGTCGTTGAACGGCGACACTTGTTTCACCGGCGCAGCGAAGCGGGCGCCCTGCTCCAGGAATGGGGTGCTGAAGTTGCTGTGATACAGCGCCTGGTATTCCTTCGGATAGTCGCCGTTGTTGGTCAGGGTGTCGTTGAGGGCGAACGCTACGCTGCCGGGTTCGGTGACCAGTTCGGTGGCGACGGAGAAGTCGACTTTCTTGAACGCCTGCTCCTTCAGCTCGCCGCGCAGGGTGATGGCATACGGCGGTTTTTCGTCGATGTGCAGGGTGACTTTGTTCGCCGGGATGTTAGCGGCGCGACCGTGCAGGGTCAGCAGTTCGCCGTTGTCCATGCCGGGGTGACCGACCCATTCGTAGCCGC
The Pseudomonas lini DNA segment above includes these coding regions:
- a CDS encoding antibiotic biosynthesis monooxygenase, producing the protein MIVVLFELQALPGQGETYVDLVNKLTPMLEPMDGFISVECFQSTLNPKKVMSVTTWRDEEAVVQWRNVTAHLSAQKAGRDKIFDDYRVRVTSVIRDYGLRDREQAPYNEVIDGEPAKTTAEA
- a CDS encoding aldose 1-epimerase family protein, which produces MTPLKLFVALSALSAASQAMAWDYVLLDTDKAAQNWQITSQQLGAKTDKPFSVTLRTLHGGRQEGVSIVDIDNGTMKLSVVPTRGMNVLQASVGDVRMGWDSPVKEVVNPSFIELNGRGGLGWLEGFNELVTRCGYEWVGHPGMDNGELLTLHGRAANIPANKVTLHIDEKPPYAITLRGELKEQAFKKVDFSVATELVTEPGSVAFALNDTLTNNGDYPKEYQALYHSNFSTPFLEQGARFAAPVKQVSPFNDKAKGDLPDWQTYRAPTKDYDETVYNVVPYADAKGDTLTVLHNKAGSLGVSVGFNTQTLPVFSLWKNTDTQGQGYVTGLEPGTSFSYNRRYQRPLNLVPTIGPKEQKQFRINYSLLADKAAVDKALKQVSEIQGGRETEVRQTPLVDLTKG